Proteins encoded within one genomic window of Rhododendron vialii isolate Sample 1 chromosome 1a, ASM3025357v1:
- the LOC131323565 gene encoding uric acid degradation bifunctional protein TTL isoform X2, giving the protein MEAIDFEEKDFLACCGSTRFAKQMTSSAPFSTYDEAVDAARDIWFNKVDVNGWLEAFAAHPQIGQSPSPHHKSPTSAEWSKGEQSTALATATGYTMEELADWNSRYQQKFGFVFLIFASGRSTPEILAELKKRYQNRPLVEFEIAAGEQMKVTELRLAKLFSTRAEGALATTAQCTADVATTARDRVNIIGSHLTASSGAPILKPSQISARSRPPITTHVLDVSRGSPGVGIEVRLEMWKCVKTRPTFGETETGNWLLQGSSTTDKDGRSGQLMDIVDALKPGTYRISFNTGKYSPGSFFPYVSIVFEVGESQQWEHFHVPLLLSPFSFTTYRGS; this is encoded by the exons atGGAAGCAATAGATTTTGAGGAGAAAGATTTCTTGGCATGTTGTGGGAGCACGAGATTCGCAAAGCAGATGACCTCTTCCGCCCCTTTCTCAACCTACGACGAAGCTGTCGATGCCGCTAGAGATATCTGGTTtaacaag GTTGATGTCAATGGATGGCTAGAAGCATTCGCAGCTCATCCCCAGATCGGTCAATCTCCCTCCCCTCACCACAAAAGTCCCACCAGTGCAga GTGGAGCAAAGGAGAGCAATCGACTGCTTTGGCCACTGCTACCGGTTATACCATGGAG GAACTAGCTGATTGGAATAGTCGGTATCAGCAGAAGTTTGGATTTGTTTTCCTTATATTTGCCTCTGGGAGGAGTACCCCTGAAATACTTGCAGAGCTGAAG AAACGTTACCAAAACAGGCCTCTAGTTGAGTTTGAGATTGCAGCTGGGGAGCAAATGAAAGTCACTGAACTACGTCTTGCCAAGCTTTTTTCAACTAGAGCAGAGGGTGCTTTGGCAACTACTGCTCAATGCACTGCAGATGTTGCAACAACAGCCAGAG ATCGTGTGAACATCATTGGATCACATCTAACTGCTTCATCTGGGGCTCCTATTCTAAAGCCATCGCAAATTTCGGCTAGGAGTCGCCCACCCATTACGACTCATGTTCTGGATGTTTCTCGTGGGTCCCCTGGGGTTGGTATTGAAGTCCGATTAGAAATGTGGAAATGTGTAAAAACCCGTCCAACATTTGGTGAAACAGAAACAGGCAATTGGTTACTTCAAGGGTCTTCAACGACGGACAAAGATGGACGAAGCGGTCAGCTGATGGATATAGTCGATGCTTTGAAGCCGGGGACATACCGAATAAGCTTCAATACAGGTAAATATTCACCCGGCAGTTTCTTTCCGTATGTATCTATCGTGTTCGAGGTTGGGGAGTCACAGCAGTGGGAGCATTTCCATGTTCCTCTGCTGCTTTCACCATTCTCTTTCACCACTTACCGGGGAAGCTAG
- the LOC131323565 gene encoding uric acid degradation bifunctional protein TTL isoform X1 translates to MEAIDFEEKDFLACCGSTRFAKQMTSSAPFSTYDEAVDAARDIWFNKVDVNGWLEAFAAHPQIGQSPSPHHKSPTSAEWSKGEQSTALATATGYTMEELADWNSRYQQKFGFVFLIFASGRSTPEILAELKKRYQNRPLVEFEIAAGEQMKVTELRLAKLFSTRAEGALATTAQCTADVATTAREDRVNIIGSHLTASSGAPILKPSQISARSRPPITTHVLDVSRGSPGVGIEVRLEMWKCVKTRPTFGETETGNWLLQGSSTTDKDGRSGQLMDIVDALKPGTYRISFNTGKYSPGSFFPYVSIVFEVGESQQWEHFHVPLLLSPFSFTTYRGS, encoded by the exons atGGAAGCAATAGATTTTGAGGAGAAAGATTTCTTGGCATGTTGTGGGAGCACGAGATTCGCAAAGCAGATGACCTCTTCCGCCCCTTTCTCAACCTACGACGAAGCTGTCGATGCCGCTAGAGATATCTGGTTtaacaag GTTGATGTCAATGGATGGCTAGAAGCATTCGCAGCTCATCCCCAGATCGGTCAATCTCCCTCCCCTCACCACAAAAGTCCCACCAGTGCAga GTGGAGCAAAGGAGAGCAATCGACTGCTTTGGCCACTGCTACCGGTTATACCATGGAG GAACTAGCTGATTGGAATAGTCGGTATCAGCAGAAGTTTGGATTTGTTTTCCTTATATTTGCCTCTGGGAGGAGTACCCCTGAAATACTTGCAGAGCTGAAG AAACGTTACCAAAACAGGCCTCTAGTTGAGTTTGAGATTGCAGCTGGGGAGCAAATGAAAGTCACTGAACTACGTCTTGCCAAGCTTTTTTCAACTAGAGCAGAGGGTGCTTTGGCAACTACTGCTCAATGCACTGCAGATGTTGCAACAACAGCCAGAG AAGATCGTGTGAACATCATTGGATCACATCTAACTGCTTCATCTGGGGCTCCTATTCTAAAGCCATCGCAAATTTCGGCTAGGAGTCGCCCACCCATTACGACTCATGTTCTGGATGTTTCTCGTGGGTCCCCTGGGGTTGGTATTGAAGTCCGATTAGAAATGTGGAAATGTGTAAAAACCCGTCCAACATTTGGTGAAACAGAAACAGGCAATTGGTTACTTCAAGGGTCTTCAACGACGGACAAAGATGGACGAAGCGGTCAGCTGATGGATATAGTCGATGCTTTGAAGCCGGGGACATACCGAATAAGCTTCAATACAGGTAAATATTCACCCGGCAGTTTCTTTCCGTATGTATCTATCGTGTTCGAGGTTGGGGAGTCACAGCAGTGGGAGCATTTCCATGTTCCTCTGCTGCTTTCACCATTCTCTTTCACCACTTACCGGGGAAGCTAG
- the LOC131323565 gene encoding uric acid degradation bifunctional protein TTL isoform X3: MARSIRSSSPDRSISLPSPQKSHQCRVEQRRAIDCFGHCYRLYHGGKELADWNSRYQQKFGFVFLIFASGRSTPEILAELKKRYQNRPLVEFEIAAGEQMKVTELRLAKLFSTRAEGALATTAQCTADVATTAREDRVNIIGSHLTASSGAPILKPSQISARSRPPITTHVLDVSRGSPGVGIEVRLEMWKCVKTRPTFGETETGNWLLQGSSTTDKDGRSGQLMDIVDALKPGTYRISFNTGKYSPGSFFPYVSIVFEVGESQQWEHFHVPLLLSPFSFTTYRGS, encoded by the exons ATGGCTAGAAGCATTCGCAGCTCATCCCCAGATCGGTCAATCTCCCTCCCCTCACCACAAAAGTCCCACCAGTGCAga GTGGAGCAAAGGAGAGCAATCGACTGCTTTGGCCACTGCTACCGGTTATACCATGGAGGTAAG GAACTAGCTGATTGGAATAGTCGGTATCAGCAGAAGTTTGGATTTGTTTTCCTTATATTTGCCTCTGGGAGGAGTACCCCTGAAATACTTGCAGAGCTGAAG AAACGTTACCAAAACAGGCCTCTAGTTGAGTTTGAGATTGCAGCTGGGGAGCAAATGAAAGTCACTGAACTACGTCTTGCCAAGCTTTTTTCAACTAGAGCAGAGGGTGCTTTGGCAACTACTGCTCAATGCACTGCAGATGTTGCAACAACAGCCAGAG AAGATCGTGTGAACATCATTGGATCACATCTAACTGCTTCATCTGGGGCTCCTATTCTAAAGCCATCGCAAATTTCGGCTAGGAGTCGCCCACCCATTACGACTCATGTTCTGGATGTTTCTCGTGGGTCCCCTGGGGTTGGTATTGAAGTCCGATTAGAAATGTGGAAATGTGTAAAAACCCGTCCAACATTTGGTGAAACAGAAACAGGCAATTGGTTACTTCAAGGGTCTTCAACGACGGACAAAGATGGACGAAGCGGTCAGCTGATGGATATAGTCGATGCTTTGAAGCCGGGGACATACCGAATAAGCTTCAATACAGGTAAATATTCACCCGGCAGTTTCTTTCCGTATGTATCTATCGTGTTCGAGGTTGGGGAGTCACAGCAGTGGGAGCATTTCCATGTTCCTCTGCTGCTTTCACCATTCTCTTTCACCACTTACCGGGGAAGCTAG